The sequence below is a genomic window from Monodelphis domestica isolate mMonDom1 chromosome 2, mMonDom1.pri, whole genome shotgun sequence.
TATTAGGTATTCTCCCAAGTAATGGAATCAATGGGTAAATAAAGATGTGGCTGCTGTTCTAGAGAAGTTTGCAGTTTGATAAAGGACACATAGGGTCTCTGCCTTTGGCAAAATGCAAGAGAAGACCAGACAAATGCATAAGAAATAGATATAACACATGGACTAGGATAGTCTATTAAACCAACATACTTTCAATCATAAATGGGATTGGGATGAGAAAAATCCTGAGCATAATTAGATTAGACCTGGAAGTGGAAGgattttttaagattttgaagATACCAAAGGATTCAAGTAGTGGAGAGAAAGTAGAAGTACATCTGAGGGAGAAGGCAGGACCCATATATAAAAGGTGTGGAAGTAAGAGAGACTTAATGAGAAAAGGGCAGAcaggggaagaaaagaagcagGAGTGGGGCTAATGGAATCTCAAAGCCCCATTAAGAAGTTGTAGGGATTCCTAAAGGGAAGAAGCTAAATAAGAATAACAACAGATTGGTAGTCCCCATCCTGCCACAAGCAGGAGAACAATCCCTCAAAACTCTTTCCTGGAAAATTTCATTTCCCTTGTGGCAGCAACCACTCTAGTGATCTTGGGTGAATTCATTTTGTATCCCATTCAATAACTATAACACAACAAGTGCCTGTGCATAAAAAgcatttaaagaattttatttaagggTCACTTTAGAAGCAtagtattataaaattattaggCTTGAAATGAATTCCTTAGTTACATTTCCTTTAtcaatctctttttctatttgctcTCTACTGCTGCTGTTGTCTTCTCTACTTTTTgaatttcttctgattttttgttGCAAGTTATCAAGGATTATATTCAGTATAAGCAGGAATTAACTGGAAAGTATGAACCACAtttcctcttgactccaggactcCTCTCTGGTTAGCCTCCTATGCACCTCCCCCACAAGAAGAAAGTGCAACCCTGTTGGATGTTGTAATCAGACATGATCTTCCCATCCTCTAGCTCCTTGCCATTGCATATCACACGCTGGGCCTTGGGGGGCAATGTTGCTATGGCCATGATCTTCTCCTTCACCTCAGACACTGAGCTAGACCGCCGGATGTGGAGCAGGTGCTTCTTTCCTCCATTCGTCCCTACCAGAAACACTTGCAGCTCTTCATCGCTTGGCTCCACCACCTTCAGGGTGAGGTGAATAGTTGTACTGGTGTCCAACCAGTAGTGGGACAACTTTCTTTCAGGTTTTAGGACCTGGGAGCCCCAAGAGAGCAATTGGTTTTCTACAGGGACCTTGGTTTTAGACTGAATACGTTCATTAATCTTCTTTACCAGGTCTTCCTTCTGGGCAGTTAATTTCATTGGCTCCTGCCAATTCTCTGAATGTACCTAGAGACAAAGGACAAAGAA
It includes:
- the UBD gene encoding ubiquitin D codes for the protein MASSCLLQVHSENWQEPMKLTAQKEDLVKKINERIQSKTKVPVENQLLSWGSQVLKPERKLSHYWLDTSTTIHLTLKVVEPSDEELQVFLVGTNGGKKHLLHIRRSSSVSEVKEKIMAIATLPPKAQRVICNGKELEDGKIMSDYNIQQGCTFFLWGRCIGG